The following are encoded together in the Novipirellula artificiosorum genome:
- a CDS encoding alanine/glycine:cation symporter family protein — MKEPEKPAFSSRYPSSGSVLLVVAGFLIGLSTLLAPTTAYGQVDSPDESSEVFELPAEPSLDEVVSDEVVSDEVVSDEVVSDEVVSDEVVSDEGSSAAAEMNWMQHIDAAFGKYIVDNVAAVLFFDFGTSQWLGTSIPFVVVWLLAGGLFLTLRMGFINFRGFRHAIDLTRGVYDSPDEPGEVTHFQALAAALSATVGLGNIAGVAIAIGTGGPGATLWIIMVGLLGMTAKFTECTLGQLYRVSDKDGHVLGGPMRYLRSGLKDIGLEPLGRVLAALFMVLCIGASFGGGNAFQVGQSLEAIRDDVSFLQTMPWIYGLAMAVGVGVVIIGGIKSIGAVAGKIVPFMCVAYVLAALYILLHNVTEIPTAVATIVSEAFSPRAMYGGFLGVLVIGIKRAVFSNEAGVGSAAIAHSAAKTDEPVSEGIVALLEPFIDTVVVCTITSLVVVVTGAYEAPEMADAIANDQGAKVTLFAFVNGGHDWFRYILYVAVVLFAYSTCISWSYYGERCWVELFGVRTSLIYKGLFLAFTVLGSIVTRGNILAFSDLMILGMSFPNLLGVFLLSGIVKRQLDSYWKKYQSGKLVRVK, encoded by the coding sequence ATGAAAGAGCCTGAAAAACCCGCGTTTTCAAGTCGGTATCCGTCCAGCGGCAGCGTCTTGCTGGTGGTTGCCGGTTTCTTGATTGGCTTGTCGACGCTCTTGGCCCCAACAACGGCCTACGGTCAAGTCGATTCGCCGGATGAATCGTCCGAGGTGTTTGAGTTGCCGGCGGAACCGTCGCTGGACGAGGTTGTTTCGGACGAGGTTGTTTCGGACGAGGTTGTTTCGGACGAGGTTGTTTCGGACGAGGTTGTTTCGGACGAGGTTGTTTCGGACGAGGGTTCGTCTGCGGCCGCCGAGATGAATTGGATGCAGCACATCGATGCGGCGTTCGGTAAGTACATCGTCGACAATGTCGCAGCGGTTCTGTTTTTTGATTTTGGAACAAGTCAATGGCTGGGGACCAGTATTCCCTTTGTGGTGGTTTGGCTGTTGGCAGGTGGCCTGTTTTTGACGCTGCGAATGGGATTTATCAATTTTCGTGGATTTCGGCACGCCATTGACCTGACTCGCGGTGTCTACGACTCGCCTGACGAGCCCGGCGAAGTGACCCATTTCCAGGCCCTGGCAGCCGCACTTTCGGCAACCGTCGGGCTCGGCAACATTGCGGGTGTCGCGATTGCCATCGGGACCGGCGGCCCCGGCGCCACGCTTTGGATCATCATGGTGGGTTTGTTGGGGATGACCGCCAAATTCACCGAATGCACGCTTGGACAGCTTTACCGGGTGAGCGATAAGGACGGCCATGTGCTCGGCGGTCCCATGCGTTACTTGCGCAGCGGGCTCAAAGACATTGGGCTTGAACCCCTCGGACGTGTGCTGGCCGCGTTGTTTATGGTGCTGTGCATTGGAGCCAGTTTCGGCGGTGGGAATGCTTTTCAGGTCGGCCAATCGCTTGAAGCGATTCGTGACGACGTTTCCTTTCTGCAAACCATGCCATGGATCTACGGTTTGGCGATGGCGGTTGGCGTCGGGGTCGTGATCATCGGCGGGATCAAGAGCATTGGTGCCGTCGCGGGGAAAATTGTTCCGTTCATGTGTGTCGCTTATGTCCTCGCAGCCCTCTATATCTTGCTGCACAATGTGACAGAAATCCCCACCGCGGTTGCGACGATTGTCAGCGAGGCCTTTTCACCTCGGGCAATGTATGGTGGCTTTCTCGGCGTCCTTGTGATCGGAATCAAGCGTGCCGTGTTCAGTAACGAAGCGGGTGTTGGGTCCGCCGCGATCGCCCACTCGGCTGCCAAAACCGATGAGCCGGTCAGCGAGGGGATCGTCGCGCTCTTGGAGCCCTTTATCGATACCGTTGTTGTCTGCACCATCACATCGCTTGTGGTCGTTGTCACGGGAGCCTACGAGGCGCCCGAAATGGCCGACGCGATCGCGAACGACCAAGGAGCCAAAGTGACCTTGTTTGCCTTCGTGAATGGTGGCCATGATTGGTTTCGCTATATCCTTTATGTTGCCGTGGTTTTGTTTGCCTACTCGACGTGCATCAGTTGGTCGTATTATGGCGAGCGGTGCTGGGTCGAATTATTCGGTGTTCGCACCTCGCTGATCTACAAAGGGTTGTTCTTGGCGTTCACGGTGCTTGGGTCGATTGTCACGCGAGGCAACATTTTGGCTTTCAGTGACCTGATGATTCTGGGCATGAGCTTTCCGAACTTGCTCGGTGTTTTCCTGCTCAGCGGGATCGTCAAGCGGCAGCTTGATTCGTATTGGAAGAAGTACCAAAGCGGCAAGTTAGTACGGGTGAAGTAG
- a CDS encoding DUF1559 family PulG-like putative transporter yields the protein MCTNKIGNRRSAFTLVELLVVIAIIGVLVGLLLPAVQAAREAARRMSCSNNVKQIGLAIHNYHSAFSALPMQATGTYIPEGRDPWDTNPGREISSNMRLSFLVGLTPFFEQQALWEQISNPLGYNANGSTKTPPWQSMGPHPDRVQYPPWGTEMPTLRCPSDPGVGLPALGRTNYAACEGDSAVHSRDMYLNVDEFGSDPSVTFPYSVDNAHATASNGSQRGMFVNGRQMRFRDVFDGLSNTIMCGEIATDLGENDKRTTVPTNTGAHAAPNEKNQCRLNPSYAEPYVDSTRPLYWDPNGLTKNAGWGRGFRWHDYMPPYSQMHTVLAPNRELCSDGRDHRDVVAPPSSRHQGGVHVLMGDGAVKFITDSIEAGNSQAPQVSHRAGSPTPGSKSPYGLWGSLGSRAAKETVEASF from the coding sequence ATGTGTACAAACAAGATTGGCAATAGACGCAGCGCGTTTACGCTGGTCGAATTGCTGGTGGTCATCGCGATCATCGGTGTCTTGGTTGGGTTGCTACTGCCAGCGGTGCAGGCGGCTCGCGAGGCCGCTCGCCGCATGAGTTGCAGCAATAACGTCAAGCAAATTGGGTTGGCAATCCATAATTACCACTCTGCATTCAGTGCGTTGCCCATGCAGGCTACAGGCACGTACATCCCCGAGGGCCGAGACCCCTGGGATACGAACCCTGGACGTGAAATTTCGAGCAACATGCGTCTTTCGTTTCTCGTCGGGCTGACACCTTTCTTCGAGCAACAAGCATTGTGGGAGCAAATCTCCAACCCGCTCGGCTACAATGCGAACGGCAGCACCAAAACACCACCCTGGCAGTCGATGGGGCCTCATCCCGACCGAGTTCAGTATCCGCCATGGGGAACCGAGATGCCCACGCTGCGATGCCCCAGTGACCCCGGCGTCGGGCTGCCTGCTCTTGGCCGAACCAACTACGCCGCATGCGAGGGTGATTCAGCAGTCCACTCGCGCGACATGTACCTCAACGTCGACGAGTTCGGATCCGACCCGAGTGTGACGTTCCCGTACTCGGTCGACAACGCACATGCCACCGCATCCAACGGGTCTCAGCGTGGGATGTTTGTCAACGGGCGCCAGATGAGATTTCGCGATGTCTTTGATGGATTGTCGAACACGATCATGTGTGGTGAGATTGCCACCGACCTCGGCGAAAATGATAAACGGACCACGGTTCCGACGAACACGGGAGCCCACGCGGCACCGAACGAAAAGAACCAATGCCGATTGAACCCGTCCTACGCAGAGCCCTATGTCGACTCGACCCGCCCACTGTATTGGGACCCAAACGGTTTGACCAAGAATGCGGGTTGGGGACGCGGTTTCCGCTGGCATGACTACATGCCACCCTACTCCCAGATGCACACGGTTCTTGCGCCAAACCGAGAGCTTTGCTCCGACGGTCGAGATCACCGTGACGTCGTTGCACCACCGTCGAGTCGGCACCAAGGCGGGGTTCACGTTTTGATGGGTGACGGTGCGGTCAAGTTCATTACCGATTCCATTGAAGCTGGGAACAGTCAAGCGCCACAGGTATCGCACCGTGCCGGTTCGCCTACGCCGGGCAGCAAAAGTCCCTATGGTTTGTGGGGCTCGCTGGGATCTCGAGCGGCCAAGGAAACGGTCGAGGCTTCTTTCTAG
- a CDS encoding alkaline phosphatase family protein → MNRVCVINVVGMTPSLLHAAPNLAAVGKASPWKSPLPAVTATCQATMLTGLSPRDHGIVGNGWYYRDTQEVRFWQQANSLIQGTKLYEGIETAKLFWWFNQSSGVQYSATPKPHYGCDGSKVFDILDHTDCNLTARLGKFPFFSFWGPGAGLACSQWIADAAAIVLREKQPTLSFVYLPHLDYDFQRLAKPSLDRVREVDDCAKKVIDAAHAIDARVVVVSEYGLVPVDQPILINRSLREAGWLTVRNGPFGEMLMPGECEAFAVCDHQLAHVYVRQPEKVFEVEAMLKSIDGVDQVVRPEQIELDHPRSGELIALAKPNAWFAYYYWFDDSLAPDFARTVDIHRKPGYDPCELFMTSKLRAMRKLVRKKLGLRYAMDVIPLDPSLVRGSHGLCPKVQHGPLVIGPGESPSEMRGFPEYIRGLLREPNNR, encoded by the coding sequence GTGAATCGGGTTTGCGTGATCAACGTCGTCGGGATGACTCCCTCGCTGCTTCACGCAGCTCCGAACCTGGCGGCCGTGGGGAAGGCTTCGCCTTGGAAAAGCCCGTTGCCCGCGGTGACGGCGACGTGTCAAGCAACCATGCTGACCGGTTTGTCGCCTCGTGATCACGGGATCGTTGGGAACGGTTGGTATTATCGCGACACCCAAGAAGTGCGTTTTTGGCAACAAGCCAATTCCTTGATTCAAGGTACAAAACTTTACGAGGGTATTGAGACTGCAAAATTGTTTTGGTGGTTCAATCAATCCTCGGGCGTTCAATACAGCGCGACGCCGAAGCCGCATTACGGTTGTGATGGATCAAAAGTGTTCGACATTCTCGATCATACCGATTGCAACTTGACTGCCCGGCTTGGCAAATTTCCTTTCTTTTCGTTTTGGGGGCCGGGCGCAGGGCTGGCCTGTTCCCAGTGGATTGCCGACGCCGCAGCAATCGTGCTGCGTGAGAAGCAACCAACGCTTTCGTTCGTCTATCTGCCTCACCTCGATTACGACTTCCAGCGATTGGCGAAGCCCAGTCTCGATCGAGTACGTGAAGTGGACGACTGCGCCAAGAAGGTGATTGATGCTGCCCATGCGATCGACGCACGCGTGGTGGTGGTTTCCGAATATGGGCTTGTTCCGGTCGATCAGCCGATCCTGATCAATCGCAGCCTTCGGGAAGCCGGATGGCTGACCGTTCGGAACGGGCCGTTTGGAGAAATGCTGATGCCCGGTGAGTGCGAGGCTTTTGCCGTCTGCGACCACCAACTTGCTCACGTTTACGTTCGCCAGCCGGAGAAGGTCTTCGAAGTGGAGGCGATGTTGAAGTCGATCGATGGAGTCGATCAAGTCGTTCGGCCTGAGCAGATCGAATTGGATCATCCGCGAAGTGGTGAATTGATTGCATTAGCCAAACCGAATGCTTGGTTTGCATACTATTATTGGTTTGACGATTCGCTTGCCCCCGATTTTGCGCGTACGGTCGACATTCATCGCAAGCCGGGTTACGACCCGTGTGAATTGTTCATGACGAGCAAGCTACGCGCGATGCGCAAGTTGGTACGAAAGAAGTTGGGATTGCGCTATGCGATGGATGTGATTCCGCTCGATCCCTCGCTCGTTCGCGGTAGCCACGGCTTGTGCCCCAAAGTCCAACACGGTCCGCTCGTGATCGGCCCTGGCGAGTCGCCGAGCGAGATGCGAGGTTTTCCGGAGTACATTCGAGGATTGCTCCGAGAGCCGAACAACCGCTAG
- a CDS encoding HzsA-related protein, which translates to MMVNRRCWIRCCTVSMVVTMTTAVCAKPTNLARLASVSASNEYSEAYLAKFAVDGDVPSKLGADDRGRSWAVRQGDSGGKGWFTLRWDQPQTVAEIIYFGRTSFLMHECWKGYELYLDDESTPSVVGQFEMKHGPQRITLDRPRRLRSVRLEFTSAQRPGNAGAAEIAVFDTLPSDEELVKLFGMQSMDLPRSLPAFLAGLGIDQPNVADLRALIERLRHLHGDRYLLAEQHLAQLERLEKENFTNGDSALGRVLHPNPKLQALVDLQRSVLLFDVEKLLVIRRHEIAASHVYTYHYEAQRNGGGLYLIDPHHPDGRADDASVEVLGTPDGQILDCDLSYDATRVLFSMRRGDRPGYHVYVINVDGSGLVQLTDGPWHDYNACWLPDGGIAFLSSREPQFAYCWHAPVGILHRMEADGSNVVKLSANYLNDFTPYVLNDGRIIYSRWEYVDRPAIPIQSLWTISPDGTGMAGYFGNRVLSPGSFMDARSVPGSQQILCTMTGHNGPTRGAIGLIDNRKGANAQDAIVNLTPDTPIANVDQGNGNTSGSKPYSCPMPLDSDRFLVSARGPLLVRTLNGRCQSTAIAMPDSELQYFFAQPLSPRVRPPIIPPQLRDPALGNAAIIGMQDVYHGLSADVKRGEIKQVRVVREMSKPLRIDPDRRAFGFQFPVISCGATYAGKDVLGDVPIGEDGSALFKVPSGVPLYFIALDAEGRAVQRMRSFTHLMPGERQGCVGCHADRLSASVPQIGMSNLESVPLELYPPEWDTADPDSPGFDYARFVQPIWNEHCIQCHNPIDSEGGLDLTGDQTDFFNVSYEMLAREHQGREGTPYVNWIPTYNGQEWNIREVTPRRWGSYRSRLAEIVRTNHVCTNPGFSNKSTTTTKAKFEMSDRERRRVYAWIDLNVPYYGTSETAYPDAIGCRHIYPEDLDAVLADVGKRRCTPCHDTVAPKYQGPQQQQANVGWHRPMAVPRHSWTRITHPELNDFLLAPLAQSAGGTERCGKAIFKSTADPDYCEILKTFADVNAMLEAHPRLDMPGGRPSAEVNRCSE; encoded by the coding sequence ATGATGGTCAATCGAAGGTGTTGGATTCGTTGTTGCACAGTCAGCATGGTGGTCACGATGACGACCGCGGTTTGTGCCAAGCCGACCAATCTCGCACGATTGGCTTCGGTGTCAGCATCGAACGAATACAGCGAGGCCTACCTTGCGAAATTTGCGGTCGATGGTGATGTCCCAAGCAAATTGGGGGCCGATGATCGAGGTCGCAGTTGGGCAGTGCGGCAAGGCGACTCGGGTGGCAAGGGTTGGTTCACACTTCGCTGGGATCAACCACAAACGGTCGCCGAGATCATCTATTTCGGACGCACCTCGTTCCTAATGCATGAGTGCTGGAAAGGTTACGAGCTGTATCTTGACGACGAAAGTACTCCCAGCGTTGTGGGGCAGTTTGAGATGAAGCACGGTCCGCAGCGGATCACGTTGGATCGTCCCAGACGACTGCGTTCGGTCCGACTGGAATTCACCAGTGCTCAGCGTCCTGGCAACGCCGGTGCGGCTGAGATCGCGGTTTTCGACACTCTTCCCAGCGACGAGGAGCTCGTCAAACTCTTTGGCATGCAAAGCATGGACTTGCCTCGTTCACTTCCCGCGTTTCTGGCTGGTTTGGGAATCGACCAACCCAACGTCGCAGACCTGCGGGCGCTCATTGAGCGATTGAGGCATCTGCACGGTGATCGTTACCTGCTAGCAGAGCAGCACCTCGCACAACTGGAGCGACTTGAAAAGGAGAATTTCACGAACGGCGACTCCGCCCTTGGACGCGTGCTCCATCCGAATCCAAAGCTGCAAGCGCTAGTCGATCTGCAACGTTCGGTGCTGTTGTTTGATGTCGAGAAACTGCTGGTCATCAGACGCCACGAAATCGCCGCTTCGCACGTCTACACGTACCACTACGAAGCACAACGCAACGGCGGCGGACTCTACCTCATCGACCCGCACCACCCGGACGGGCGCGCGGACGACGCTTCCGTTGAGGTTTTGGGAACACCCGACGGCCAGATCCTCGACTGCGATCTTTCCTATGACGCCACTCGCGTGCTGTTCAGCATGCGTCGAGGAGATCGCCCGGGCTACCATGTCTATGTCATCAATGTTGATGGAAGCGGCCTCGTCCAACTCACCGATGGACCGTGGCACGACTACAACGCTTGCTGGCTGCCTGATGGGGGGATCGCCTTCTTGTCGAGTCGCGAACCTCAATTCGCCTACTGCTGGCATGCACCGGTCGGAATTCTGCACCGGATGGAAGCCGACGGTTCGAACGTCGTGAAGCTGTCGGCCAACTATCTGAATGACTTCACTCCCTACGTGCTCAACGACGGTCGAATCATTTACAGTCGCTGGGAATACGTCGATCGTCCCGCAATTCCCATTCAGAGCCTCTGGACGATATCGCCCGACGGTACCGGAATGGCTGGTTACTTTGGCAATCGGGTACTTTCGCCCGGCAGCTTCATGGACGCTCGTTCGGTCCCGGGAAGCCAACAGATCCTTTGCACGATGACCGGTCACAATGGTCCGACACGTGGCGCGATTGGTCTTATCGACAACCGCAAGGGGGCTAACGCACAAGATGCGATCGTCAACTTGACGCCCGATACTCCGATCGCAAACGTTGACCAAGGGAACGGCAACACCAGCGGTTCAAAACCGTACAGCTGCCCCATGCCGTTGGATTCGGATCGGTTCTTGGTATCCGCGCGCGGCCCATTGCTGGTACGCACCCTCAACGGACGATGCCAATCGACAGCGATCGCAATGCCGGACTCAGAGCTCCAGTACTTTTTCGCACAACCATTGTCTCCGCGCGTTCGCCCACCGATCATTCCACCCCAACTGCGTGACCCGGCGCTTGGCAACGCAGCGATTATCGGCATGCAGGACGTTTACCATGGTTTGTCAGCGGATGTAAAACGGGGCGAAATCAAACAGGTCCGCGTGGTCCGCGAAATGTCGAAGCCGCTGCGGATCGATCCGGACCGGCGAGCATTCGGGTTTCAGTTCCCGGTCATCTCGTGTGGGGCAACCTATGCGGGCAAGGATGTACTCGGCGATGTCCCGATTGGCGAGGATGGCAGTGCCCTGTTTAAGGTACCCTCGGGGGTTCCGCTTTACTTCATCGCGTTGGATGCAGAGGGTCGTGCGGTGCAGCGGATGCGTAGCTTCACGCACCTGATGCCAGGTGAGCGTCAGGGATGCGTGGGTTGTCACGCGGATCGACTTAGCGCGTCGGTGCCGCAGATCGGGATGTCGAACCTCGAATCAGTGCCACTTGAATTGTATCCGCCCGAGTGGGACACCGCCGATCCAGATTCGCCTGGTTTCGACTACGCTCGGTTTGTTCAGCCGATCTGGAATGAACATTGCATCCAATGTCACAACCCGATCGATAGCGAGGGCGGCTTGGACTTGACGGGCGATCAAACGGACTTCTTCAATGTGTCGTATGAAATGCTCGCCCGTGAGCATCAGGGGCGGGAAGGTACCCCCTATGTCAACTGGATTCCGACGTACAACGGTCAAGAATGGAATATTCGCGAAGTAACGCCACGACGCTGGGGGAGCTATCGCAGCCGACTGGCAGAAATCGTCCGCACCAATCATGTGTGTACCAACCCTGGTTTTTCCAACAAGTCGACGACCACTACCAAGGCAAAGTTCGAGATGAGCGACCGGGAGCGACGCCGTGTCTACGCCTGGATCGATCTGAATGTACCCTACTACGGGACGAGCGAAACGGCATACCCAGATGCGATCGGTTGTCGACACATCTATCCGGAGGATTTGGATGCCGTGCTGGCCGATGTGGGCAAGCGACGTTGCACACCGTGTCACGACACCGTTGCCCCAAAGTACCAAGGTCCGCAACAGCAGCAGGCCAACGTTGGTTGGCATCGCCCCATGGCCGTCCCCCGCCATTCATGGACACGAATCACCCACCCCGAGTTGAACGATTTCCTGCTCGCGCCGTTGGCCCAATCCGCTGGCGGAACCGAGCGATGTGGGAAAGCCATTTTCAAATCGACAGCCGACCCTGACTATTGCGAAATTCTAAAAACGTTTGCTGACGTCAACGCGATGTTGGAAGCGCACCCTCGACTCGACATGCCCGGCGGCCGACCGTCTGCGGAGGTTAACCGATGCAGTGAGTAG
- the proB gene encoding glutamate 5-kinase codes for MPSSDPSLIQHRKAAIDRARSVVVKVGTSVLTAQDGSLDRERIDLLSAQLCRIADSGRQVVMVSSGAVGAGIGKLGLSHRPTGLAQLQACAAIGQTHLIQAYESGLTPRGRHAAQVLLTATDLRRRSGYLHVRNALTQIHEFGAIAVINENDSVAVAELMTTFGDNDRLAAHVAGLLSDTLMIILSDVDGLYDGPPDDPNSQRIELVESLSESILALAEDHRGGMSKGGMASKLEAVTIATSHGHTAIIGPGRDDAVLDKIFACKPIGTLFLPTEKSIRGRRRWIGSSAPVAGTLHLDRGAATAVRENGSSLLAVGITSVTGSFQQGAVVSLVDPANVEIARGLCNYTSTEVSRILGQTSDHIEEVLGKCPYENVVHRNNLVLSGMGD; via the coding sequence ATGCCTTCATCCGACCCCAGCTTGATTCAACATCGCAAAGCCGCCATCGATCGCGCCCGCAGCGTCGTGGTCAAAGTCGGCACCAGCGTTCTGACCGCCCAAGACGGCAGCCTCGACCGAGAACGCATCGATTTGCTCTCCGCGCAGCTTTGCCGTATCGCGGATTCGGGACGCCAAGTGGTAATGGTCAGTAGCGGAGCGGTCGGCGCCGGTATTGGCAAATTAGGGCTTTCTCATCGACCGACGGGATTGGCTCAATTACAAGCCTGCGCGGCGATTGGTCAAACCCACTTGATCCAGGCCTATGAATCTGGGTTGACGCCGCGAGGTCGGCATGCGGCACAGGTCTTGTTGACCGCCACCGACCTGCGTCGTCGGAGTGGCTATTTGCACGTTCGCAACGCGCTAACTCAAATCCACGAATTCGGGGCCATCGCGGTGATCAACGAAAACGATTCGGTCGCCGTCGCGGAATTGATGACGACGTTTGGCGACAACGACCGACTCGCCGCTCACGTCGCGGGACTGCTCAGCGACACGTTGATGATCATCTTGTCAGACGTGGACGGATTGTACGACGGTCCGCCCGACGACCCCAACAGCCAGCGCATCGAGTTGGTGGAATCACTGAGCGAATCGATTTTGGCCTTGGCGGAAGACCATCGCGGCGGCATGAGCAAAGGAGGGATGGCCAGCAAATTGGAGGCGGTCACCATCGCAACGTCGCATGGGCACACCGCCATCATCGGACCGGGCCGGGACGATGCGGTGCTCGATAAGATTTTTGCGTGCAAGCCCATCGGAACACTGTTCTTGCCCACCGAGAAATCCATCCGCGGCCGCCGTCGCTGGATCGGCAGCTCCGCCCCGGTTGCCGGAACCTTGCATCTCGACCGCGGAGCCGCCACGGCGGTACGCGAAAATGGCAGCAGTTTGTTGGCGGTCGGGATTACCTCCGTCACGGGCTCGTTTCAACAAGGCGCGGTCGTGTCGCTCGTCGATCCGGCGAATGTTGAAATCGCTCGTGGCCTATGCAACTACACTTCGACCGAGGTCAGCCGGATCCTAGGCCAAACCAGTGACCACATTGAGGAAGTCCTGGGAAAATGCCCCTACGAGAATGTGGTGCATCGCAACAACTTGGTCTTAAGCGGAATGGGTGACTAG